ggAAAATGGACGTCCCATGAAAAATAAATCATGCAGTGCACATGCCCGTCCGATGAAGTGCGGATTTCAGTCTAAAAGtagtgcactccacctcgtttgggaaaatttacgtcccacaaaaaagaaatcatggaGTGCACTTGTCTGTCTAATGAAGTGCGTTTTTAGTCTAAATAAGTGCGATTTTTTATTTAATGCAGTACGGCTCGTTTACGGTAGTCTCCAGGTTCACTTTCATAGTATAGTGGTTCACCAACactcgacatgaagtgcactccacctcgtttagGAAAATTTACGTCtcacaaaaaataaatcatgcagtGTACTTGTTTGTCCAATGAAGTGCGGTTGTTCGTccaatgcagtgcggttttcagtcggttgaagtacccacgtcgatttgggtgttgcgaaaaacagagtgtccgcatttcggtaaatttaaaactgttcctaaaccgtaaggaattagagagagtgttctacatgaaaaagttgcgtctcgtcaatatctttccaacggcatatcatttgaatcgTTTCGACAACCTGTTTATAAAATTTTTGCGAAAAATGACCGCTGCCTCTCGTCGTTcgccacacgattttcaaaattaacttaaaactgtaaggaatctcaaaaccatttctacatatgaaagttgcggcttgtccgtagctttccaacaccgtattacacgcctcgtttcaacgaacggttcaaaaactagagcgaaaacagtaccgaaaattgcaaaaatttcaaaaaacagaattccacgatttagtaaatttgaaactgctcttaaaccgtaacaaattagagaaaacaatagttatgaaaaagatgcgcctcgacgatatctatccaacggtttATCAGTTGCACCATTCCgataagcggtttagaaaaaaacgcgaaaaaacacTCACTGCCACAtgtcatgggccgcaccattttcaaaactgctcttaaaccgtgaggaatctcgaaaagtgttcaacatggcgaagttgcgcctaatccagagctttccaacggtatatcatacgcctcgttccgataaacggttaaaaaattagagtaaaaacagtaccaaaaaaacaCTGCGTACAGTTTTttacgacacgaagttcactagtctctgtaaTGCAGTGCTCTAGCTAAAGAAAGTCCAGTGCCCTCGCTttgagcatgcagtgcggaagtgttgtcAGAATaaatattctgataatattatcagaatagacgggctgtatatatatatatatatatatatatatatatatatatatatatatatatagggctcaCGTGATCGTGCGGAATTTTCCCTCAGCATTCGCTCAAAAAACAGAAATGAATGTTCCTTGCACAAGTGTTGGAAGGGATACGGAGGGATCGGTGGAATCGATGTTTATtgtttgagcctcgtgggcatatatatagaagtacaatGATCaatttggagtacaagacaaggtagGGTAAGATTCTACGTTATCTTATCTTTCCTAATAATCATAATACTCAACATCCCCCACAGTCACAAtgatagcgacgcagacggtgatactggagaagaatccgaaggtaaGCCAACAGACATCCCCTCGCAGCCGTAATGGTCGATGCACCGgggaagtcgtggctggagtggaaatcgacgaggttgctcaagcaaggcggtagcccatTGTGCCGATGTCGATGGAGCCGAGAGCGTAGTGTGGTGTAGCCATGGTCAAGGTAGCCGATGTCGAGGgacgccgtggtcgatgtcgagtcggggtggccggtgtcgaggtagTCACCTTgaagcctgatatgtctccaacatatctataattttttattgtttcatgctattatattatctatcttggatgttttatatgcattaatatgttattttatatcattttttgggactaacctattaacctagtgtccAGTGTCAGTTGCtatcttttccttgtttttgtcttttacagaaaatcaataccaaacggagttcaaacggaacaaaactttttgaggatttttcttggaccagaagacggcCACAAAGCTTCGGGAAGAGGTCAGAAGACCCACGAGGgagccacaagccctcagggcacgTCCCAGGGGAGGgccctaggcttgtgggccccccgtGGACCTCCTAACCtaatctcagctctataaatacccaaatatcccCCTATGCCAGAGGGCACACCAaatatacttttccgccgccgcaagcttctgttctcatgagatctcatcttgggccctttttcggcactctgccggagggggattcgatcacggagggcctctacaccaaccttgctgccctttcggtgatgtgtgagtagtttaccacagacgggtccatagctagtagttagatggcttctctctctctctctctctctctctctctctctctctctttgatcttcaatacaatgttctccttgatgttttcggagatctattcggtgtaatctttttttgcggtgcgttggttgagatctgatgaattgtggatttatgttcagattatctatgaatattttttgagtcttttctaaactcttttctgcatgattaagatagctttgtatttctctccggtcCATCgatttgatttggccaactagattgatttttcttgcaatgggagatgtgctttgtgatgggttcaatctcgtGGTGTCCTCACGCAGTGACAGTATGGGTAGCGAAGCACGTATTGCTAAGCCTctacctataagcttttccctaataGTGATGGTCTACACGGCAAGGAAATTCATCGATTCGTTACTTCGCATGGAGTAGCGTTAGGCAATGATGACAGAGTACACATTATTCTGCACTTTAAGGCTTTGTTTGGTTGATGAGGTGGATTTGAAAGGGGTTGGAAGAGATTGAGGGGGATTAAATGCCTTATGGGCCAAAATCCACTCCAATCCCATGGGAGGAAGATTAACCGAACAATGCCTAAGAGCATATACAACCGGACCACCCATATCCACCCCGATCGCCCGAACGGGCTGTCCGGTTAGTGTCCATATGAAAAACCGCCACTCAACCAGCCTCCCCATAGCCGTCCCAAATGCTCGGGCTCTCCAATTAGTGTCCAGATGAACCTCCGCCTTGCGCTCCGCCGCTCCCGGGAGGAGGCCGCCCGACGACAGTGCTCAGACTCATTCCACCAGGAATCCATTGCGTCCGCCCAAATGGCACATGGATCCGGCGCGAGGTGTGTCGCCGCTGCCTCACCGGAGGCGGTGCGGTCCGTCTGGCATCCGAACGCTTAGGTGGATGTGCAACTGCTTCGTTGGCGCAATAAGACAGAGGTGAACGCATGGGTGTCCGCTGACAAAAATATGATGTGGCGTGCCTGCCGTGCTAGGAAGCAGGCGTGGGAGGTGGCGGTAGCCCTCGCGGACGTTGGCGAAGCAGAGTCGCATTCTCTAGCGCCCCGTATGCTGCACGGCCACCCCAGGCGCTACAACCGCATCGTGGTGGACGTTGTCGGCTCCTCCCAGgatggatccatcatcgatctcacgTCCATCGGTGACATGCAAGCGACGGCTCCGACTAGGAAGTGTAAGACATGGGAGACGGCGACGCCTCGACTCCCGTGAGCTGGTCAGTGTCTCATGTCCTACTATTCCTCGTTGACAACTAGAGCAACACTTCGAGGGACACAGCCGGCCGCCGGACATGGGCACTATGGAGGCGGACGAGCTCCGCTTAGATTACGTGtcatgttgcatgtaataatatagAGTTGCTGATTTGAAACACTGGCATACGTGGGAGCCACTCGTACCCCAAGGTCTTTCAGTCCCAGTGGGCCTAGATTCCGCGATAAGTTCCTTGAAATGGAGGAAATGATGCATTCAAAGTTGTGGTTGTGGAATCAATTTTTTGGGTGTTGTCTGGTCACTGTCTGTGTGAACGGGTGTTTGGGGCCAGATTTTGACGTTTGTAGCTTTAGAGCATATACAACCGAGGTTGTAAATTTGGACCCTCAAACTCCCGCGGACGCGCCCACGGACAGTGACCGGGAATCCCTCAAATTTTATAATTTACAACCACGTATCCTATTTCAAAACATCTGTTACATGCAGAGCCATGCGTGTCGATCATCCTGTTCGTCTTGGGACGGCTGGGCACCGAAAATTGCTCATATTTAACATTTTCACACCTGTATTAGTCTCACCTCGTCGACTTATGAGCTAGTCGACCGGCTTAAATATCCGGGTCATCCAGAAGGATGAGCTTCTGACATGATTGCAACCTTTGTTAAGGATATGGACTCTTACTATGAATCTTCTATCTTTATCACATAGACGATTCATAGTCAGGGTCTATCTCCTTCACATAGGGAACATTGGTGTCGGCTTTTTTTGAATCACTATGTGTCTATgcgtcaaaataaaataaaaatctactgTCATTGTAGTAGAGGTATCAACGTATATGATCGAGACAAACTTGACACTCGATGAACAATCACCAGTCAATGAAATGCAGTCTAATGTCAAATTTATCTCGATCACACATGCGAAAATTGATAGAcctacacaacaacaacaaccaagcTTGCCGCCATCCGCTGGCGCAGCTATTTAAGTAGGGTGGCGTCCGCCTCGCCGGGTGATGTGGGACTAAAATTTGGTTGCACCGATGAGAGGTGGAGGAGTTTCGGTCGCTGCAGGTGAGAGAAGGAGGAGCTTCGGTCGCTACAAGTGGGACCGCTACGACCTGTAGCAGGGTcggcgggcgtgcccgggcgccccaTATCCGCCTCATATTTAGGCTAGATATGAGGGATGCCGGTCAGCCCGGgtgtttgaggcccgtttgaggaGCCTGTCTGAATCAGATTTTCACGACCGGGCAATGACCGGTCAGCCCGCCCAGGCGTATAAGATTGGTTTGAgaggtccggctgtagatgctcttagtagATCCTCTAAACAGGACACAGGTGTGACCGGACTGAAGGCCCACTATAGTCGGCAACTCACAAGACGCGTAGGAAAAAGAGGACGTTCTACGCACTCCTCGTTCTCATCGCTCCCATCAGATGGCTTATCTTGCATTCCTGGCCCAGGCGCACCCCTTGAGGCGGGATTATACGCACTAATCTTGTCTACACACATTAGGGCGGCTAGTTGGGATCTTAATTTAAGCTTGTCTATGCATGTTGGGCTTCTTCAAACTTTCCAATATCCAACGCTTAGATTAGGGTGGCTAGTTGGCTCCTGATCTTAAGAAATGACCAACAATACTTGGTCTCGGCTTAACAAGGCAAGAATAGTGATAACATGAATTAGAAATGACATCTAACATATATATAAGAGACCTTCATTGCAGTCACAACATGTCTTTAGAATGACAGACATAATTATGAGCCAAAAGATAATTACAAATAGGATTTTAGTGGCAACCATAGCAAGCAAATTATCCTTAGAATCCTTCATTGCAGGTTATTTGCTGATCACATAAGAAAGAACATCAACAGGTGTTGCTTCTCGGCTTTATGTTTTTACCTCACACTGATTGGTGCTTGCCATTGTACTTCCTCTATCATAATCATCATCATGTTCGTGTATTTCAGTATTCAGTCTTTGGCGTGTAGAACTTAGAATACACAAAAATCAACCTGAACCAAATGAGAACATACATAGAGCACCAATTAGAAGGGCACCTGCACCAGTCAGTTTTCCATCGCTATGATGAAAAATATATGTTGCACAAAACTATATTAACATGTTCCTTGCGTGGGATTTGTGTCATCCTTCAAACCAAACACTTGAATTTGCAAACAAGGTTGAATTAAGAACAATACCATACCATGTTGTTCACATAAAGAAAAGGTTTTCCCAACACCTTGCAGACCTGCCCTCCCCGCCCATCAATGAACTATTCAACTAAGGTTGCTTGTGTGTACAATAATATGCACCCATCAATGATCTGGCTATGCAAGTTTCTAACATAAATCTTCCCCACGTCAGAGAAGGCGCGTCTACAAATTAAGAGTATACTTTTATATCAACCTGGAAAAACAAATTATTATGCATCTAACAATAGAGTGCTTGCGTATGCGCCACTCATCATTGTAATGGGATCGGAGGTGTTTACTACAAATTTAAAGTATATATATTTAGTACCTAGGGCCAACTGCTTGTGAAACAAGGGCATCCATCTTCGATGTTCAGTTGGCTGTGTCCCTCAAACGACCAACACGTATGAAATGAAGACTGAAAGTCATAGCACCATGAAATAATTTGGAACTTTTGGTGCTAGACTGCTGAAAGGTTACTAATCTACGTCTATGTAGCAGGTTTCAGCAGCCAATGCTATTCAGAAGTTCTTAAAACAATTACCTGGACATTAACCATGGGATATGATATCTCGACTTCTTTTTCTTGGCATGAAATTGTTCTTGTTTAGAAACAAACAAACATAATATGATAAAAGCGAGTTCAGAATCCATGAAGCAGAAAAATATGTCAGATTAGTCACGCTTGCACACTGGAAAACTCCCACTCTTCTAAACAGCATGGGCACTTACAGTTCCTTCGAATATCTTTAACAGTGCTTGCTGGACACCCTCTCCTAAGGCATCCTCTAGTCCTCCTGCTATCCAACCTGAATGTACCAATGGGTCCTATTAGTACCCGTAGAATGAGCGGAGTAAACTGCAAGTAGCACAGACAAGTATTGCCTTTTTGCAACCTGGAAAAGCGGAGTAAACCACTACCAagtaatacatacatacatacatacatacgtacgtacgtacatacatacatacatacatacatacatacatacatacatacatacatacgtacgtacgtacgtacgtacgtacataCATACATGCATAACACTATTTTCCTGGAAAAGCAGAGTAAACCACTACCAAGTAATACTACACATTACTGTTTATTTCCTATTAGTGGGCACCATTAAGCAAGAAATGTGGCATATTGGAATATTAGTACTTCACGTAATCTTGCAATGAATGCTATTTATGCCAGATCTCTAACCTCCTTTGTATGAATAGTTAAAGATGTAGTGAACACTTACAGTGAGTACATATGCGAAGTTTTGCTCACTGATTTAAAATTTCTCACTACTCGCACACTTCCTTGCAAAGAGGTTCTGTCAAAGAGCATGAAGGTACAGTGAGCACCTAAAAATTAATAAAGATACTGAAGATCTTGAACCAAGAAGAGAAGAGCCTGAAGGTACATGAGTCGGCTTCTTCTGTTGACAGCTCTCTTGTTCATCGGATGGACAAACGGGGACGCGTTGGGGACGAACTGATCATCCTCAACCCAGCCATGGTAAGGCCATACTCGTATCCCATGGTGGTGGAGTGGCCTAGGCGGCGGAGCAGGGAAAGGAGCACAATATACCAGCGCAGCCGGCGATGACGAAGGCACCATTGCCTGCTCGACTTCCTCTCCCTACATGTACGTACTAATTAATTATAATTTGCTCAACGCACAAATAGAATGGTTCAAACAACTCAAGCATTTAGAATTCTCACTTTCACATCCATATTTTGCTACATGTCAATTTCCTATGGTAGCAGAAAGTTCATAAATTTTTTAGCGTCATCTTTAACCCAACCTGTACCATTGAATTCCTAGGATACCAGCAATTCCCCATGATATAATTTGTGAAGCTGCTGTTTTCTTTTTCTAGAACCAATAATCAGTAATGGAGTAATCCTAGTGGCAGTAGAGCAGgagaatagaagaagaagagggTGAACGTACCTCCACGAAGCTGTCTATCCTGAGTAGGGAGAGGCCGTATCGGTTAAGCAGCAGAGGCGAGTTTGTGAGGCCATGGAGCTTGCTTTATTTGATAGACACTTCTGTGGTAATTTCAGcataaggggtgtggcgtacttttCAACCCCATTTTTAAGTAAGCACCACTACAGTTCCAAAATGAGAGACATTTGGAAACTACTTCTTTTCCTAGCAGAAAGTCTGAACTTACATGTTGCTTATTGAGTCGAGCAAGAtgctggaggccttgaatccgcggTAGATCACCGACTGGTCGGCGTTGTGGAGAAGGCAAGGCCCTTAGCCGCACCGACAACGATCTTTATCCTTGTCATCCATGGGAGGGGGGTTGTTATACCTAAAGGAAATAGTTTCAGCCTTTCAGGTCAGTTTCGTCCTCCACATTGACCAAGAGTTGTAACTTGCAAGCACCAAGAAGTTGGTCAGATAATTAATTTTGTAATCCAAAATATCCAGTGGCCTTTTTTAGTAAATATCCAATATCTACATTCATCTGACTTTTAAAAGAGAAACGGCTGTCCCTTTGGAAGGCTGAGAGCAGCTCAACTACATTATGTATGCCATTAATTCCTGAATTTCATCTGTTAAACAAGCAATATATGTGCAATTCATCGAGTTTTGTACATCAGCAAAGATATCTAACCATGTACATATTTAAGGGGATCATTCCCAGCCTTTAATGATATCTAAGAGTGTCATCGAGCAAACATCCAAAAAAGAAAACCTTCGGCGATAGCTTACCAGAGTGTTGCCATCAGATTTTCTGAGAAAGGCCCCAACCTATAGAATTGGTGCAATCATTGACACAATCAGGTCAACTACCATATACCAAAATCTAGAAATCCGCTCGTCAGTGCTACCGCTATAGCTCAAATCTTTAGATCATTTGACACAATGAACCTGAACCGACAGTCTCTCTGGTGACACCGGTGCATGTTTCTCCAGTTGCAAGCAGTAGCTCCCAAAAAAGTCTCTAGGTTCACTTTCAGCCTGAAGTCCAGATTAAACAACAAATGCAGCTCGAGACGATTCATCTCGATTGTGTTGATTCCTCCCACCCTAGCATAGAATGTATTGTTGAAAAACCTGCAGGAGATGCATtgagatttgagaaagttagtgggAAACCAGTGCATGTTTGTGATATGCAAAGAAATACAGCTGAATTGCGGCTGCATTGAGTACACTTACGCATCATCTGTGAATTTGGCAGCAACCGCCACACTTGTAATTAGCAAGCGATGAACACTGAAGGGCGTCATGTACACATTTGACGTACACTGAAGGGCGTCATGTTTGTGACACAATATATGaaatacctaaattaacccccaaacccccccgctttcaaaaaaaataaaaaccccagccacagaaatgctgacgcgtggatgcctattggtcccggttggtgccaccaaccgggaccaaaggccctcctgcctgggctcagcgcgcAGGCCACGTGGagacccatctgtcccggttctggttagaaccgggactaaagggtcagggcattagtaacgaccctttagtcccggttcaggaaccaggACAAAAgatccttacgaaccgggacaataggcccgttttctactagtgactgcaCTCAGCATACTTGAAAATGCGTTCTGCATAGAGCTGTATACTGAGATCTGTCACCCTCTGGCCATGAAAGATAGTGGACGACTCCTTCATTCCATCAGAACCTAGTAATTCTTCATTCTTCTGAACTGATCTGCTCAGATATGTGGCAAGAAGCGACAGGACATTTGGAAACTTGGTATCCCCTTTCTTTGACTGTGATACTGTTAAACCCAATGTCCAGTAGCTCTCCAAATGCTTATCACCGGCATCAATTGTAGATGAGCAGCAGGTGGCGCGGCGCCACGGCCCCCTCCCCGAGCCCCCTGTCCTCTTTCTGCGACAGCACCACCGTATTGACTGCCCGCTCTGTGAAGTGCTCGAAGACGACCCTGTTGACCCCCGCGGCGCGCCCGGTGTGCGGGCCGAGAGGCCTCGCGCCGTGCCTCCTTCTTCTCACCTTCTTTCGCAGCCACCCCTCCCCCTCCACCCGCCGTCTCTCCATCTTCCCCACCCCCATATCGCGCGGTCGGCCGATCCGGCAGAATCAGCGCCTCTCCTGCTGGAGACTCCGTGCTCTGCTCGACCTCCTCCTGATGGTCGTGGATGGAGAGGACATGGACGTGCCGATCTTGGTCCGGTAAGAAGCACGACGCCTCTCTCCCGTGTGCTCTTGAGATGCAGATTGAAAGGCTCGAGGGATGTGGAGCTTCGATGGCTACGCGCACGGTGGTGGCAGTGCGGGGAGGAGCAACGGGCAACGAGGTGTGGGCCGAAGGAAAGGGCGCGGAAGAGCAGCAGCGTGGCGTGAGCCGTGAGATTGGGGATGCCGGCGGCGGAAGAGATGGAGGAGAGGAGAGGTCTCTGTCTTCTGGACCAAGGAAACGACCAGTGGTGGGGCAGCGACGAAGCAAACAAAGGGGACAACAGTGCCATCGCCACCCCTACTGCCCACGTGGCACGCGCGAGCGAACGGCCTTGATGCGTA
The Triticum dicoccoides isolate Atlit2015 ecotype Zavitan chromosome 3A, WEW_v2.0, whole genome shotgun sequence genome window above contains:
- the LOC119271823 gene encoding cyclin-P3-1-like, translating into MKESSTIFHGQRVTDLSIQLYVFHILCHKHDALQCTSNVYMTPFSVHRLLITSVAVAAKFTDDAFFNNTFYARVGGINTIEMNRLELHLLFNLDFRLKVNLETFLGATACNWRNMHRCHQRDCRFRFIVSNDLKI